The following proteins are co-located in the Tripterygium wilfordii isolate XIE 37 chromosome 2, ASM1340144v1, whole genome shotgun sequence genome:
- the LOC120015592 gene encoding transportin-1-like isoform X1, which produces MAASASWQPQEEGFREICALLEHQISPTSAADKSQIWQQLQHFSQFPDFNNYLAFILARAEGKSVEIRQAAGLLLKNNLRTAYKSMAPANQQYIKSELLPCLGATDRHIRSTVGTIVSVVVQLGGILGWPELSQALVNCLDSNDLNHMEGAMDALSKICEDIPQVLDSDVPGLSERPINIFLPRLFLLFQSPHASLRKLSLGSVNQYIMLMPAALYASMDQYLQGLFILANDPAGEVRKLVCAAFVQLIEVCPSFLEPHLRNVIEYMLQVNKDSDDEVALEACEFWSAYFDAQLPPENLKEFLPRLIQVLLSNMVYAEDDESLVDAEEDESLPDRDQDLKPRFHTSRFHGSENVEDDDDDIVNVWNLRKCSAAALDILSNVFGDEILPTLLPIVQANLSASGDEAWKRREAAVLAIGAVAEGCITGLYPHLPEMVGFLIPLLDDKFPLIRSISCWTLSRFSKYIVQDIGHQKGYEKFDKVLTGLLRRILDTNKRVQEAACSAFATLEEEAAVELAPRLETILQHLMCAFGRYQRRNLRIVYDAIGTLADAVGERLNQIVYLDILMPPLIAKWQQLSNSDKDLFPLFECFTSIAQALGPGFSKFADPVFQRCISIIQTQQVAKVDPVSAGMQYDKEFVVCSLDLLSGLAEGLGSGIESLVSQSSLKDMLLQCCMDDASDVRQSAFALLGDLARVCPIHLHPHLSAYLDVAAKQLNTPRLKETISVANNACWAIGELAVKVRQEVAPVVMTVISCLVPILQHAEELNKSLIENSAITLGRLAWVCPDLVSPHMEHFMQAWCIALAKIRDDIEKEDAFRGLCALVRANPSGALSSLVYICKAIASWHEIRSEELHNEVCQVLHGYKQQMLRNGAWDQCMSALEPPVKDKLSKYQV; this is translated from the exons ATGGCGGCGAGTGCGTCGTGGCAGCCGCAGGAGGAGGGGTTCCGGGAGATCTGTGCATTGCTGGAGCACCAGATTTCTCCTACTTCTGCTGCGGACAAGTCACAGATTTGGCAACAACTCCAGCACTTCTCCCAGTTCCCCGATTTCAACAACTACCTCGCTTTCATTCTTGCTCGCGCTGAG GGTAAATCAGTGGAGATTCGACAAGCTGCTGGTCTGCTGCTCAAAAACAACCTCAGAACTGCTTATAAATCCATGGCTCCGGCAAACCAGCAATATATAAAATCAGAGTTGCTGCCATGTTTAGGAGCAACTGATCGGCACATCAGATCTACAGTCGGAACTATTGTGAGTGTTGTTGTTCAGTTGGGCGGAATTTTGGGATGGCCCGAGTTGTCACAAGCCCTTGTAAATTGCTTGGACAGTAACGACTTAAATCACATGGAAGGTGCTATGGATGCTTTATCCAAG ATTTGTGAAGATATCCCCCAAGTACTGGATTCAGATGTCCCTGGGTTATCCGAGCGTCCAATCAACATATTCCTTCCCCGATTATTTCTG TTATTCCAGTCCCCACATGCCTCGTTGAGAAAGCTTTCCCTGGGTTCTGTAAATCAATACATTATGTTAATGCCGGCT GCTCTATATGCTTCGATGGACCAATACCTTCAGGGTTTGTTTATCCTTGCTAATGACCCTGCTGGAGAAGTGCGAAAATTG GTTTGTGCTGCATTTGTTCAGCTGATTGAAGTTTGTCCCTCATTTCTGGAG CCACATTTGAGGAATGTGATTGAGTACATGCTGCAAGTCAACAAAGATAGTGACGATGAGGTGGCCCTCGAAGCTTGTGAATTTTG GTCTGCATACTTTGATGCTCAGTTACCTCCTGAGAACTTAAAAGAATTCTTGCCACGTCTAATTCAA GTTCTGTTGTCAAACATGGTGTACGCTGAGGATGACGAGTCGCTAGTTGATGCCGAG GAGGATGAGTCCCTTCCAGACCGAGATCAG GATCTGAAACCTCGTTTTCATACATCACGATTTCATGGATCAGAGAATGTGGAAGATGAT GATGATGACATTGTTAATGTATGGAATTTACGAAAATGTAGTGCAGCTGCTCTTGATATTCTTTCTAATGTCTTTGGGGATGAGATTCTTCCAACATTGCTGCCAATTGTTCAG GCTAATTTGTCTGCTAGTGGTGATGAAGcatggaagagaagggaagctgCTGTTTTGGCAATTGGTGCTGTAGCTGAGGGTTGCATTACTGGGCTGTATCCTCATTTACCTGAG aTGGTAGGGTTTCTTATCCCTCTTCTAGATGACAAATTTCCTCTCATACGGAGTATTTCATGTTGGACACTTTCTCGATTCAGCAAATACATCGTCCAG GATATCGGCCATCAAAAGGGCTATGAGAAATTTGACAAGGTTCTTACGGGCCTTTTACGAAGAATTTTGGACACTAACAAGCGAGTCCAAGAGGCTGCTTGCTCAGCTTTTGCAACTCTTGAAGAG GAGGCAGCCGTAGAGTTGGCACCCCGCTTAGAAACTATTTTACAGCACCTTATGTGTGCATTTGGGAGATATCAG AGAAGGAATCTCAGAATTGTATATGATGCTATTGGGACTCTAGCGGATGCCGTTGGAGAACGACTAAATCAG ATCGTGTACCTTGATATTCTGATGCCACCTTTAATTGCAAAGTGGCAGCAACTCTCAAATTCCGACAAGGACCTCTTTCCTTTGTTCGAGTGCTTTACATCCATAGCACAG GCATTGGGTCCAGGGTTTTCTAAATTTGCTGACCCTGTGTTTCAGAGGTGCATTAGTATCattcagacccaacaagtggcaAAG GTTGATCCTGTTTCTGCTGGGATGCAGTATGATAAAGAGTTTGTTGTGTGCTCTCTTGATCTGCTCTCTGGACTTGCTGAGGGTCTTGGTAGCGGGATAGAGAGTTTG GTTTCACAGAGTAGTTTGAAGGATATGCTTTTGCAATGTTGCATGGACGATGCTTCGGATGTCCGGCAAAGTGCCTTTGCTCTACTTGGGGATCTTGCAAGA GTTTGCCCCATTCATTTGCACCCTCATTTGTCTGCATATCTTGATGTCGCAGCTAAGCAACTG AACACCCCAAGGCTGAAGGAAACTATTTCAGTGGCGAACAATGCATGTTGGGCTATTGGAGAATTGGCAGTCAAG GTTCGTCAAGAAGTTGCTCCTGTTGTTATGACAGTTATCTCATGCTTGGTTCCCATACTTCAACATGCGGAG GAACTGAACAAGTCACTGATAGAAAACAGTGCAATCACACTTGGAAGGTTGGCCTGGGTCTGTCCTGATCTTGTATCACCCCACATGGAACATTTCATGCAAGCATGGTGCATTGCTCTAGCTAA AATACGTGATGATATTGAGAAAGAGGATGCCTTCCGAGGTCTATGCGCTTTG GTCAGGGCAAATCCATCGGGAGCTCTGAGTTCACTTGTTTACATTTGCAAAGCTATTGCAAGTTGGCAT GAAATAAGAAGCGAGGAGCTGCACAATGAAGTTTGCCAGGTCTTGCATGGTTATAAACAG CAGATGCTTAGAAATGGAGCATGGGACCAGTGCATGTCTGCTTTGGAGCCACCAGTGAAGGACAAGCTGTCAAAGTACCAAGTGTAA
- the LOC120015592 gene encoding transportin-1-like isoform X2, with protein sequence MAASASWQPQEEGFREICALLEHQISPTSAADKSQIWQQLQHFSQFPDFNNYLAFILARAEGKSVEIRQAAGLLLKNNLRTAYKSMAPANQQYIKSELLPCLGATDRHIRSTVGTIVSVVVQLGGILGWPELSQALVNCLDSNDLNHMEGAMDALSKICEDIPQVLDSDVPGLSERPINIFLPRLFLLFQSPHASLRKLSLGSVNQYIMLMPAALYASMDQYLQGLFILANDPAGEVRKLVCAAFVQLIEVCPSFLEPHLRNVIEYMLQVNKDSDDEVALEACEFWSAYFDAQLPPENLKEFLPRLIQVLLSNMVYAEDDESLVDAEEDESLPDRDQDLKPRFHTSRFHGSENVEDDDDDIVNVWNLRKCSAAALDILSNVFGDEILPTLLPIVQANLSASGDEAWKRREAAVLAIGAVAEGCITGLYPHLPEMVGFLIPLLDDKFPLIRSISCWTLSRFSKYIVQDIGHQKGYEKFDKVLTGLLRRILDTNKRVQEAACSAFATLEEEAAVELAPRLETILQHLMCAFGRYQRRNLRIVYDAIGTLADAVGERLNQIVYLDILMPPLIAKWQQLSNSDKDLFPLFECFTSIAQALGPGFSKFADPVFQRCISIIQTQQVAKVDPVSAGMQYDKEFVVCSLDLLSGLAEGLGSGIESLVSQSSLKDMLLQCCMDDASDVRQSAFALLGDLARVCPIHLHPHLSAYLDVAAKQLNTPRLKETISVANNACWAIGELAVKVRQEVAPVVMTVISCLVPILQHAEELNKSLIENSAITLGRLAWVCPDLVSPHMEHFMQAWCIALAKIRDDIEKEDAFRGLCALVRANPSGALSSLVYICKAIASWHEIRSEELHNEVCQVLHGYKQMLRNGAWDQCMSALEPPVKDKLSKYQV encoded by the exons ATGGCGGCGAGTGCGTCGTGGCAGCCGCAGGAGGAGGGGTTCCGGGAGATCTGTGCATTGCTGGAGCACCAGATTTCTCCTACTTCTGCTGCGGACAAGTCACAGATTTGGCAACAACTCCAGCACTTCTCCCAGTTCCCCGATTTCAACAACTACCTCGCTTTCATTCTTGCTCGCGCTGAG GGTAAATCAGTGGAGATTCGACAAGCTGCTGGTCTGCTGCTCAAAAACAACCTCAGAACTGCTTATAAATCCATGGCTCCGGCAAACCAGCAATATATAAAATCAGAGTTGCTGCCATGTTTAGGAGCAACTGATCGGCACATCAGATCTACAGTCGGAACTATTGTGAGTGTTGTTGTTCAGTTGGGCGGAATTTTGGGATGGCCCGAGTTGTCACAAGCCCTTGTAAATTGCTTGGACAGTAACGACTTAAATCACATGGAAGGTGCTATGGATGCTTTATCCAAG ATTTGTGAAGATATCCCCCAAGTACTGGATTCAGATGTCCCTGGGTTATCCGAGCGTCCAATCAACATATTCCTTCCCCGATTATTTCTG TTATTCCAGTCCCCACATGCCTCGTTGAGAAAGCTTTCCCTGGGTTCTGTAAATCAATACATTATGTTAATGCCGGCT GCTCTATATGCTTCGATGGACCAATACCTTCAGGGTTTGTTTATCCTTGCTAATGACCCTGCTGGAGAAGTGCGAAAATTG GTTTGTGCTGCATTTGTTCAGCTGATTGAAGTTTGTCCCTCATTTCTGGAG CCACATTTGAGGAATGTGATTGAGTACATGCTGCAAGTCAACAAAGATAGTGACGATGAGGTGGCCCTCGAAGCTTGTGAATTTTG GTCTGCATACTTTGATGCTCAGTTACCTCCTGAGAACTTAAAAGAATTCTTGCCACGTCTAATTCAA GTTCTGTTGTCAAACATGGTGTACGCTGAGGATGACGAGTCGCTAGTTGATGCCGAG GAGGATGAGTCCCTTCCAGACCGAGATCAG GATCTGAAACCTCGTTTTCATACATCACGATTTCATGGATCAGAGAATGTGGAAGATGAT GATGATGACATTGTTAATGTATGGAATTTACGAAAATGTAGTGCAGCTGCTCTTGATATTCTTTCTAATGTCTTTGGGGATGAGATTCTTCCAACATTGCTGCCAATTGTTCAG GCTAATTTGTCTGCTAGTGGTGATGAAGcatggaagagaagggaagctgCTGTTTTGGCAATTGGTGCTGTAGCTGAGGGTTGCATTACTGGGCTGTATCCTCATTTACCTGAG aTGGTAGGGTTTCTTATCCCTCTTCTAGATGACAAATTTCCTCTCATACGGAGTATTTCATGTTGGACACTTTCTCGATTCAGCAAATACATCGTCCAG GATATCGGCCATCAAAAGGGCTATGAGAAATTTGACAAGGTTCTTACGGGCCTTTTACGAAGAATTTTGGACACTAACAAGCGAGTCCAAGAGGCTGCTTGCTCAGCTTTTGCAACTCTTGAAGAG GAGGCAGCCGTAGAGTTGGCACCCCGCTTAGAAACTATTTTACAGCACCTTATGTGTGCATTTGGGAGATATCAG AGAAGGAATCTCAGAATTGTATATGATGCTATTGGGACTCTAGCGGATGCCGTTGGAGAACGACTAAATCAG ATCGTGTACCTTGATATTCTGATGCCACCTTTAATTGCAAAGTGGCAGCAACTCTCAAATTCCGACAAGGACCTCTTTCCTTTGTTCGAGTGCTTTACATCCATAGCACAG GCATTGGGTCCAGGGTTTTCTAAATTTGCTGACCCTGTGTTTCAGAGGTGCATTAGTATCattcagacccaacaagtggcaAAG GTTGATCCTGTTTCTGCTGGGATGCAGTATGATAAAGAGTTTGTTGTGTGCTCTCTTGATCTGCTCTCTGGACTTGCTGAGGGTCTTGGTAGCGGGATAGAGAGTTTG GTTTCACAGAGTAGTTTGAAGGATATGCTTTTGCAATGTTGCATGGACGATGCTTCGGATGTCCGGCAAAGTGCCTTTGCTCTACTTGGGGATCTTGCAAGA GTTTGCCCCATTCATTTGCACCCTCATTTGTCTGCATATCTTGATGTCGCAGCTAAGCAACTG AACACCCCAAGGCTGAAGGAAACTATTTCAGTGGCGAACAATGCATGTTGGGCTATTGGAGAATTGGCAGTCAAG GTTCGTCAAGAAGTTGCTCCTGTTGTTATGACAGTTATCTCATGCTTGGTTCCCATACTTCAACATGCGGAG GAACTGAACAAGTCACTGATAGAAAACAGTGCAATCACACTTGGAAGGTTGGCCTGGGTCTGTCCTGATCTTGTATCACCCCACATGGAACATTTCATGCAAGCATGGTGCATTGCTCTAGCTAA AATACGTGATGATATTGAGAAAGAGGATGCCTTCCGAGGTCTATGCGCTTTG GTCAGGGCAAATCCATCGGGAGCTCTGAGTTCACTTGTTTACATTTGCAAAGCTATTGCAAGTTGGCAT GAAATAAGAAGCGAGGAGCTGCACAATGAAGTTTGCCAGGTCTTGCATGGTTATAAACAG ATGCTTAGAAATGGAGCATGGGACCAGTGCATGTCTGCTTTGGAGCCACCAGTGAAGGACAAGCTGTCAAAGTACCAAGTGTAA
- the LOC120015592 gene encoding transportin-1-like isoform X3 — protein sequence MAASASWQPQEEGFREICALLEHQISPTSAADKSQIWQQLQHFSQFPDFNNYLAFILARAEGKSVEIRQAAGLLLKNNLRTAYKSMAPANQQYIKSELLPCLGATDRHIRSTVGTIVSVVVQLGGILGWPELSQALVNCLDSNDLNHMEGAMDALSKICEDIPQVLDSDVPGLSERPINIFLPRLFLLFQSPHASLRKLSLGSVNQYIMLMPAALYASMDQYLQGLFILANDPAGEVRKLVCAAFVQLIEVCPSFLEPHLRNVIEYMLQVNKDSDDEVALEACEFWSAYFDAQLPPENLKEFLPRLIQVLLSNMVYAEDDESLVDAEEDESLPDRDQDLKPRFHTSRFHGSENVEDDANLSASGDEAWKRREAAVLAIGAVAEGCITGLYPHLPEMVGFLIPLLDDKFPLIRSISCWTLSRFSKYIVQDIGHQKGYEKFDKVLTGLLRRILDTNKRVQEAACSAFATLEEEAAVELAPRLETILQHLMCAFGRYQRRNLRIVYDAIGTLADAVGERLNQIVYLDILMPPLIAKWQQLSNSDKDLFPLFECFTSIAQALGPGFSKFADPVFQRCISIIQTQQVAKVDPVSAGMQYDKEFVVCSLDLLSGLAEGLGSGIESLVSQSSLKDMLLQCCMDDASDVRQSAFALLGDLARVCPIHLHPHLSAYLDVAAKQLNTPRLKETISVANNACWAIGELAVKVRQEVAPVVMTVISCLVPILQHAEELNKSLIENSAITLGRLAWVCPDLVSPHMEHFMQAWCIALAKIRDDIEKEDAFRGLCALVRANPSGALSSLVYICKAIASWHEIRSEELHNEVCQVLHGYKQQMLRNGAWDQCMSALEPPVKDKLSKYQV from the exons ATGGCGGCGAGTGCGTCGTGGCAGCCGCAGGAGGAGGGGTTCCGGGAGATCTGTGCATTGCTGGAGCACCAGATTTCTCCTACTTCTGCTGCGGACAAGTCACAGATTTGGCAACAACTCCAGCACTTCTCCCAGTTCCCCGATTTCAACAACTACCTCGCTTTCATTCTTGCTCGCGCTGAG GGTAAATCAGTGGAGATTCGACAAGCTGCTGGTCTGCTGCTCAAAAACAACCTCAGAACTGCTTATAAATCCATGGCTCCGGCAAACCAGCAATATATAAAATCAGAGTTGCTGCCATGTTTAGGAGCAACTGATCGGCACATCAGATCTACAGTCGGAACTATTGTGAGTGTTGTTGTTCAGTTGGGCGGAATTTTGGGATGGCCCGAGTTGTCACAAGCCCTTGTAAATTGCTTGGACAGTAACGACTTAAATCACATGGAAGGTGCTATGGATGCTTTATCCAAG ATTTGTGAAGATATCCCCCAAGTACTGGATTCAGATGTCCCTGGGTTATCCGAGCGTCCAATCAACATATTCCTTCCCCGATTATTTCTG TTATTCCAGTCCCCACATGCCTCGTTGAGAAAGCTTTCCCTGGGTTCTGTAAATCAATACATTATGTTAATGCCGGCT GCTCTATATGCTTCGATGGACCAATACCTTCAGGGTTTGTTTATCCTTGCTAATGACCCTGCTGGAGAAGTGCGAAAATTG GTTTGTGCTGCATTTGTTCAGCTGATTGAAGTTTGTCCCTCATTTCTGGAG CCACATTTGAGGAATGTGATTGAGTACATGCTGCAAGTCAACAAAGATAGTGACGATGAGGTGGCCCTCGAAGCTTGTGAATTTTG GTCTGCATACTTTGATGCTCAGTTACCTCCTGAGAACTTAAAAGAATTCTTGCCACGTCTAATTCAA GTTCTGTTGTCAAACATGGTGTACGCTGAGGATGACGAGTCGCTAGTTGATGCCGAG GAGGATGAGTCCCTTCCAGACCGAGATCAG GATCTGAAACCTCGTTTTCATACATCACGATTTCATGGATCAGAGAATGTGGAAGATGAT GCTAATTTGTCTGCTAGTGGTGATGAAGcatggaagagaagggaagctgCTGTTTTGGCAATTGGTGCTGTAGCTGAGGGTTGCATTACTGGGCTGTATCCTCATTTACCTGAG aTGGTAGGGTTTCTTATCCCTCTTCTAGATGACAAATTTCCTCTCATACGGAGTATTTCATGTTGGACACTTTCTCGATTCAGCAAATACATCGTCCAG GATATCGGCCATCAAAAGGGCTATGAGAAATTTGACAAGGTTCTTACGGGCCTTTTACGAAGAATTTTGGACACTAACAAGCGAGTCCAAGAGGCTGCTTGCTCAGCTTTTGCAACTCTTGAAGAG GAGGCAGCCGTAGAGTTGGCACCCCGCTTAGAAACTATTTTACAGCACCTTATGTGTGCATTTGGGAGATATCAG AGAAGGAATCTCAGAATTGTATATGATGCTATTGGGACTCTAGCGGATGCCGTTGGAGAACGACTAAATCAG ATCGTGTACCTTGATATTCTGATGCCACCTTTAATTGCAAAGTGGCAGCAACTCTCAAATTCCGACAAGGACCTCTTTCCTTTGTTCGAGTGCTTTACATCCATAGCACAG GCATTGGGTCCAGGGTTTTCTAAATTTGCTGACCCTGTGTTTCAGAGGTGCATTAGTATCattcagacccaacaagtggcaAAG GTTGATCCTGTTTCTGCTGGGATGCAGTATGATAAAGAGTTTGTTGTGTGCTCTCTTGATCTGCTCTCTGGACTTGCTGAGGGTCTTGGTAGCGGGATAGAGAGTTTG GTTTCACAGAGTAGTTTGAAGGATATGCTTTTGCAATGTTGCATGGACGATGCTTCGGATGTCCGGCAAAGTGCCTTTGCTCTACTTGGGGATCTTGCAAGA GTTTGCCCCATTCATTTGCACCCTCATTTGTCTGCATATCTTGATGTCGCAGCTAAGCAACTG AACACCCCAAGGCTGAAGGAAACTATTTCAGTGGCGAACAATGCATGTTGGGCTATTGGAGAATTGGCAGTCAAG GTTCGTCAAGAAGTTGCTCCTGTTGTTATGACAGTTATCTCATGCTTGGTTCCCATACTTCAACATGCGGAG GAACTGAACAAGTCACTGATAGAAAACAGTGCAATCACACTTGGAAGGTTGGCCTGGGTCTGTCCTGATCTTGTATCACCCCACATGGAACATTTCATGCAAGCATGGTGCATTGCTCTAGCTAA AATACGTGATGATATTGAGAAAGAGGATGCCTTCCGAGGTCTATGCGCTTTG GTCAGGGCAAATCCATCGGGAGCTCTGAGTTCACTTGTTTACATTTGCAAAGCTATTGCAAGTTGGCAT GAAATAAGAAGCGAGGAGCTGCACAATGAAGTTTGCCAGGTCTTGCATGGTTATAAACAG CAGATGCTTAGAAATGGAGCATGGGACCAGTGCATGTCTGCTTTGGAGCCACCAGTGAAGGACAAGCTGTCAAAGTACCAAGTGTAA